One segment of Eschrichtius robustus isolate mEscRob2 chromosome 3, mEscRob2.pri, whole genome shotgun sequence DNA contains the following:
- the SERPINC1 gene encoding antithrombin-III — translation MLSNGIGTVAAGKRSVCLLSLLLIGLWGCVTCHWSPGEDICTAKPRDIPMNPMCIYRAPEKKATEGEGSEQKIPEATNWRVWELSKANFHFATTFYQHLADSKNDKDNIFLSPLSISTAFAMTKLGACDNTLKQLMEVFKFDTISEKTSDQIHFFFAKLNCRLYRKANKSSELVSANRLFGDKSLTFNETYQDISEMVYGAKLQPLDFKGNAEQSRVTINQWISNKTEGRITDVIPPEAINEFTVLVLVNTIYFKGLWKSKFSPENTRKELFYKVDGESCSVFMMYQEGKFRYRRVAEGTQVLELPFKGDDITMVLILPKLEKSLTKVEQELTPEVLQEWLDELAETLLVVHMPRFRIEDSFSVKELLQDMGLEDLFSPEKSRLPGIVAEGRNDLYVSDAFHKAFLEVNEEGSEAAASTVIGIAGRSLNPSRVTFKANRPFLVLIREVALNTIIFMGRVTNPCVN, via the exons ATGCTTTCCAATGGGATAGGAACTGTAGCTGCTGGAAAAAG GAGTGTATGTCTTCTCTCCTTGCTGCTTATTGGCCTCTGGGGCTGTGTGACCTGTCATTGGAGCCCTGGGGAGGACATCTGCACTGCCAAGCCTCGGGACATTCCCATGAATCCCATGTGCATTTACCGTGCCCCAGAGAAGAAAGCAACCGAGGGCGAGGGCTCAGAGCAGAAGATCCCCGAGGCCACCAACTGGCGGGTCTGGGAACTGTCCAAGGCCAATTTCCACTTTGCCACCACCTTCTATCAGCATCTGGCAGACTCCAAGAATGACAAGGACAACATTTTCCTGTCACCCCTGAGTATCTCCACAGCTTTTGCTATGACCAAGCTGGGTGCCTGTGACAACACCCTCAAGCAGCTGATGGAG GTTTTTAAGTTTGATACCATCTCTGAGAAGACATCTGATCAGATCCACTTTTTCTTTGCCAAACTGAACTGCCGACTCTATCGAAAAGCCAATAAATCCTCTGAGTTGGTATCAGCTAACCGTCTTTTTGGAGACAAATCCCTTACCTTCAATGAGACCTACCAGGACATCAGTGAGATGGTATATGGAGCCAAGCTCCAGCCCCTGGACTTCAAG ggaaatgcagagCAGTCCAGAGTGACCATCAACCAATGGATATCCAATAAGACTGAAGGGCGTatcactgatgtcattcccccAGAAGCCATCAATGAGTTCACTGTCCTGGTGCTGGTCAACACCATTTACTTCAAG GGCCTGTGGAAGTCAAAGTTCAGCCCTGAGAACACAAGGAAGGAACTTTTCTACAAGGTCGATGGGGAGTCGTGTTCAGTATTCATGATGTACCAGGAAGGCAAGTTCCGCTATCGGCGCGTGGCAGAGGGCACCCAGGTGCTTGAGTTGCCCTTCAAGGGTGATGACATCACCATGGTGCTCATCCTGCCCAAGCTTGAGAAGAGCCTGACCAAGGTGGAACAGGAACTCACCCCAGAGGTGCTGCAGGAGTGGCTAGATGAGCTGGCAGAGACACTGCTGGTGGTCCACATGCCCCGCTTCCGCATCGAGGACAGCTTCAGCGTGAAGGAGCTGCTGCAAGACATGGGCCTTGAGGACCTCTTCAGCCCTGAGAAGTCCAGGCTCCCAG GTATTGTTGCAGAAGGCCGGAACGACCTCTATGTCTCAGATGCATTCCACAAGGCATTTCTTGAG GTAAACGAGGAAGGCAGTGAAGCAGCAGCAAGTACCGTCATTGGCATTGCTGGCCGTTCGCTGAACCCCAGCAGAGTGACCTTCAAGGCCAACAGGCCCTTCCTGGTTCTTATCAGGGAAGTTGCTCTGAACACTATTATCTTCATGGGCAGAGTAACCAACCCTTGTGTTAACTAA